Part of the Haloprofundus halobius genome is shown below.
ACACACGTCATTCCCCGTCGTCGTCGACGACATCACAAAGCAGAAGGTGAATTCGCTGGACACGCTTCGAAACTACTGGAGTGGATGGACCGGCGAAACGGCCTATCCGATGTTCGCCTTCATCTCGAACGATAAACGGCCTGGAGAGTGGTTCCGTAACCGTGCTAAGATCCTCCGATTCGACGTGAATTTTATGACCTCACATCAGGGAGAAGCTGAAGTAAACCGTCTAATCGACACGGAGAACCCGATTTTCCAGTGGTTCGGCTACGAGTATCTCAACCGCGATCTCGAACTGGGAACTGACTCTGACGCACTTCGAGAAGTGAGAGCGGCCATGCAGGACCTCTATGAGTACGCCGACCGACCGCTGCCAGACTACTTCCCCACCGAACCGGCTGAGCAAGCGTATGATACTGGCAGAGAGCGCTGGAGAAACCTCCTCGACCGAGAGGACGTCGAAATCGCCAAAGACAGTGACACGCTACAGGTGACCTTCCCGGAGTCGATGAACTTCGAACTCCACGAGTACAAGCGCGACCCTCCCATGACGGTTCGAATCGAAAAGCGGGGACTCGATTTGATCATCAAGACGCCGGACGAGTTCTTCGACTGGCTTGGTGAGACGACTACCGACGATCCACGAGAAGGATTTTTGTCACGCGCTCGTAGCCTTCTGAAGCGGTGACCAAGAAATTTGTATAGATCGGCGGACGCGATGTGAGCTTCTCGTGGTACTCAACACTGCTGAATACACTCCAAAGATTGTCGTTTGCCCCTCGAGCTTGCGGATTTCGTACACTGGGGAGTCAAATCCGATTGATCCATCTCACAGCATCTCCCAACGAAAGGGCGCAATTTCTGATTTAGCGTGTTTCGAATGTTGCTAGTGGCAAGATATAAGTCATCCCAGAATAGATGTAGTGGTATGGGAGATGAAGACCAAGGGGAGGAGAACCGGACGTACCCGATCCACATCGGGAATACGACGATTCGGTTCGACGACCCCGTTCAGACCGCAGAGACGATTATGATCGAAGCAGGAACAGATGAGGATAAAACCGACCAGAAGTGGCTCTACGCTCTGGAAGGAAAGAACAAGCCCAAGAACACTCAGTTCGAGGACTCCGACACCGTCGACCTCAGTGACGAGAATCGGAAGTTCTTCCGAATTGTCCCGAAGGGGAGCGGTCGGTCGTGAGTGAAGGCGAAACGTCGACGGGCGAGATGGATGGGCCTTCCCCACCAACCAGGCTCGCAGAAGAGAATCTGAAACCTTCGTTTCAGAAGGCGCTTTCGGCCCTCAGAGAAAGACACACACCAGCAATCCCGGTTGGAAGACACGACGGGGAAATCGCAGTCTGGCTTGGTGAGTTCGACTTCAATGTGTATCAACACCCCTACACACCAGAGCAAGCGGAGGTGTACATTTTCCTCCCTGAGAATTTCGTCAACAGCGATCCTCACTGGGTTGTGACTGTCCCGCCAGTCGAACGTGCCGATCGGGAGGGATGGAAAGACAACAATCCGGCCCGTCGTGACCAAGACAAGTATCTTCAGAACGACTTGGGAGTCGATCAGGGAATTACCTTCAGCCTGCGGTGGTCACACCTGAATTTTAAGCCAGAAAAGCCGGAGCACGCTGTGCGTGCAATCGAAGTGATCGACGCAGGCTTCGAAACGGGATAGCATGACAGGAGCGTACCGTGCCCGTGCAGTCGGTGAGAAGTCGCCACCCAGTCAGGCGGCAGAATTCCAGTTTGCGCTCAGTGAAGAGACATGGGAGACACTTGATGGATTCCTGAAGCCGCCAGAAGGCCACCATCTGCATGGTTTACCCGAGCGAGGAGCGATCGGAATCATCACCCCGAGCACGGGAGACAGAAGGACGACGTACCTGTTACAGAAGGTCGTCGAACCGGGCCCGGGAGACGTCTACTTCGACGGCCAGCTAAAGTTCCACCCAGACTATACGCTGCGAGCAATCAACGAGGCTGCAGAAGTGGCAGGAGCGGGTCTGATCTTCATCCACACCCATCCGGGAAGCGGTGCGACTCCGTCTGGCCCCGACAAAATAGCTGACAAAGAAGAACTGTACGACATCGGTCTGAATCTCGGCTCGGAGGTCCCGCTCGCAGCGGGTATCGTGACTGATCGTCCTAACGCCGAGACTGGCCAACGCGAATGGTCGGTTCGGGCGTATGAGTTCGTCTACCCGAACTCATCAAAGGCTGAAGGGGCAAGCCGTACCGGAGAGGAAACAGGTGAGTTCACGCACGCAACAGCGGTCCGAGTTGTAGGTGAACGAATCAAAAAGCTCCCAACGATCAGGGATGCTGCTGGGCCGGCTGGTACGGGCGGAGCGATCGACTCAGAAGCTCAGGATTCTACGGTAGAGCTCTGGGGGGAACGCGGTCAACAGACGCTTGCTGGCTTCCGCGTTGGAGTCGTAGGCCTCGGCGGCGTCGGTTCGCTCCTCGCCGAACAATTAGCACGTCTCGGTGTAGAAGAAACGATCTTCGTCGACTTTGACTACCTCGAACGTGCGAACCTCAATCGGTCTTACGGCGCTACAGCTGATGATGTCGGTAAGCCGAAAGTCGAGGTGGCAAAGAAAGTCGCGGAGCGGTCGGCGACGAACCCGCGGTTCACCGCACAGGCAGAGTACGGAAGCGTAGTCGAGGAAGACGAGGAGCACGCTTGCCTTCCACAACTGCTCGACTGCGATGTCATTATCAACGCCGCTGACACGCACTGGGTTCGATTCCTCCTCGACGAGGTCTCACATGCCCACCTCATTCCTGTTCTCGACGGGGGTACCGAGCTCATCCCGAATGACGAAAAAGATGAACTCGACATCGGGTCTGGATCGCTTGTCTCCGCTACTGGACCAGGACATCCCTGTCTCGAGTGTACTGGCCACTGGTTCCACGGAGATGAGGAAGAAGGCGTGATTCACGACAGAGAGCCAGATGCCGCCCGTGGAGCGGGATACGTCCAAGGCCTGGATGACGGTGAAGAGCTGGCGGATGATGGTGAAGGTGATGAGCGGGCGCCCTCCGTGGCCACGAACAACGGGCTCGTGGCATCACTCTTGGCCCTTCGTTTCCAAGCGCTTGCAGTCGGCATCACCTCACAAGCTCTCGTTGGCAGTCAGGAGTATGATGCTCTCTTTGGTATGGTTGACTGGCAAGAAGATAGCAATAATGAAAAACGGATCTCGTGCAAGGAAGCCTGCGACCGGAAAGAAGCACTCGCACGGGGAGATCACTACGAGTTGCCGACTGAGCCCGATCCGACGTTCCGCAAGGTCCTCGAAGAATACAGAGAGGACGATCAACAGCAAAAGACCACCCCGGATGCTGAAGAGCAAACAGAGAGAAGCGTGTTTCAGCGCATTACGGCGTATGTCGCTCGTCTCGTGAACCGAAGTTCGAAGGAATCGTCTCAGTAGAGCGAGAATAGACAACCACAATACAAGATCACGTGAATCGAGAACCGTCCGTGGAGAAGACAATCGAGTGGCTTAGAGACCGCCCCTACTACGAGGGTCAAATCACCCATCAAGAGCGAACGCCAGGGGCCTCGGCCGAAACCTCACCAATCGATCTTGATCACCGGTTAGCGAGCGCACTCTCTCGTCACGATATCAACGAACTCTTCCAACACCAAGCGGACGCAATCGAAGTCGTCCGAGACGGAGGCAATGTCGTGCTCGCTACTCCGACGGCTAGCGGTAAGAGTCTCGCCTATACGGTGCCAGCACTCGAACGCGCTCTTGATCACCACGGTAAGACGCTCTATATCGCACCGATGAACGCTCTGATTAACGATCAAAGGGATACCATCTCCAAGATTGCTGCAGATCTTGAGGGAAGTCAGAGCGTCGACGTTGCGACATATACAGGACTACTGACGGACTCCGAGAAACGCGAAGTCTGGGCCCGCCAACCAGATGTTCTCTTGACCACCCCCGATATGATCCATAAAAGTTTGCTCCCATATTCTAAATCACCAAAACACTGGAAGTGGCTCTTCCAACAGCTTGAGACGGTCGTCGTCGACGAAGTACACGAGTTCCGAGGGATATTCGGAAGCCACGTCTCACTTATTTTCCGTCGTCTCTCACGTTTGGCAGAGTACTACGATTCTACTCCCCAGTACATCTGCTGCTCTGCAACTATCGGGAATCCAATCGAACACGCAGCAGCAGTCACCGGACAGCAACCTAGCCAGTTCTCACTAATCAACGACGATGCCAGTGCGACAGGCCCTCGCCAGTGGGTATTCTGGAATCCTCCGCTAAGAGAAGACGAGGAACCGGAGGCAGAATCGGCGACAGCCGACGGACTGCCTTCAAATACAGAAGGCAATTCTGAAGCGAGTCCATCACCATCAAGCGCGGTTGAAGTACCCCACCACAACGAGATTATAGGCGGAGAGCGCCGTTCCCATCACCCAGAAACGGTGCGGTTGTTCTGCGATCTTGTTCAACAAGGGTATCAAACGCTCGTCTTCACACGGGCCAGACAGGGAACCGAGCAGTACGCAAACTGGTGCGATAGCAAACTTCGAAAGCGTGGTGAACACGAGCTAGCAGACCAGGTTACTGCATACCACTCAGCACTCCAAGACGAGCGTCGGACCACCATCGAGGCAGGGCTTCGCGATGGATCCATTCGAGGTGTCTGGAGTACGAACGCACTCGAGCTCGGCATCGATGTCGGCAGTCTTGACGTCGTCCTTCTTGATGGGCATCCAGGAACGAGCATGAGCACATTCCAGCGCGCGGGGCGGGCAGGACGTGGAGAAAATCCGAGTCTCGTTGTCCTCGTAGCAAGCCCGAATCCGTTAGACCAGTACTGTATGGCGAATCCGGATCTCCTGTTCGACGGTGACCCTGAACAAGCAGCAGTAAACCCCGCAAACACCCAAATACTAGATGACCACGTCTGCTGTGCGGCTCAAGAGCTGTTCCTGCGCACCAGTGACGACACCTACTTCGGCGCTGAATATTCGACGACTGTAGCGTCTCTTGATGACGCGGACCAATTAGAGCGATTTAGCTCTCGAACCGGTCCCCGGTGGAAGTACATGGGAGAGGACAGCCCGCAACACACGATGGACATCCGCTCTATCGATGATCGGCAAATCGAACTCTATGATAGACTGCGTGATAGGACACTCACCTCGCTGCCGTTTGGCGATGCGCTTCGTGATGCACACCCCGGTGCAATCTATCATCATCAAAAGGAGTCATACCGTGTGACAGAGGCAGAATTCGATGCTGACCGTGTGCTCCTGAAGTCCGTGAATACGATGGGGTATACCCGTCCACTCACTGAGAAACGAATTACTATCGAAGAGGAGCTCAAGACGGGCGGTCTCGCCTCGCGGGAGACCGTCTCTATTGGATTTGCGGATCTCACGGTTGCCGAAGAAGTGACGGGATACATGCTCTATGACCACCCATCAGATGAGGACGGCGTCGAGCGGGCTTTCGACGATCCGCTTCCTGAACGGACAATTCGCACCCGTGGGCTCTATTTCACAATTCCGCCGCAGATCGAGCAGGACATCAAAGCTGCGAGTGAGGAAGAGGACGGATTTCTCGCGAGTATCCACGCTCTGGAGCACGCACTAATCTCTTTGTTCCCACTCGAGATTCTATGTGCTCGTCGCGATGTTGGTGGGCTCTCGACCGAGTATCATCCGCACACTGGATGGAGCACGATTTTCGTCCACGATGGTCATCCGGGTGGAGTCGGACTTACTCGAGAAGCGTTCGAGAAGCTGGAGACAATGCTTGAGCGCACGTTGGAAATGCTCTCTAGCTGTCCCTGTGAAGACGGGTGTCCATCGTGCGTTCACTCGCCGCAATGTGGGAATGCGAATCGGACGCTAAACAAGCAGCTCGCAATCCGTCTTCTGAAGCAACTGTTAGGGGTTCCTGTTCAGCCATAGGGAAGACTATAGTCCGTCATTTCAGTACTCTATAGACCTACTGGCCGGTGAGAGCATAGAGATTGATAGCTACCACGGATCCCAGTAGAGATACTTTTGAATTCGTCTAAGTTCTGAGATAGGGACATCGCAGAGTCGCTAGTCAGAAAGTATAAGCCAGAGGGTTCCGATA
Proteins encoded:
- a CDS encoding HesA/MoeB/ThiF family protein, whose amino-acid sequence is MTGAYRARAVGEKSPPSQAAEFQFALSEETWETLDGFLKPPEGHHLHGLPERGAIGIITPSTGDRRTTYLLQKVVEPGPGDVYFDGQLKFHPDYTLRAINEAAEVAGAGLIFIHTHPGSGATPSGPDKIADKEELYDIGLNLGSEVPLAAGIVTDRPNAETGQREWSVRAYEFVYPNSSKAEGASRTGEETGEFTHATAVRVVGERIKKLPTIRDAAGPAGTGGAIDSEAQDSTVELWGERGQQTLAGFRVGVVGLGGVGSLLAEQLARLGVEETIFVDFDYLERANLNRSYGATADDVGKPKVEVAKKVAERSATNPRFTAQAEYGSVVEEDEEHACLPQLLDCDVIINAADTHWVRFLLDEVSHAHLIPVLDGGTELIPNDEKDELDIGSGSLVSATGPGHPCLECTGHWFHGDEEEGVIHDREPDAARGAGYVQGLDDGEELADDGEGDERAPSVATNNGLVASLLALRFQALAVGITSQALVGSQEYDALFGMVDWQEDSNNEKRISCKEACDRKEALARGDHYELPTEPDPTFRKVLEEYREDDQQQKTTPDAEEQTERSVFQRITAYVARLVNRSSKESSQ
- a CDS encoding DEAD/DEAH box helicase — encoded protein: MEKTIEWLRDRPYYEGQITHQERTPGASAETSPIDLDHRLASALSRHDINELFQHQADAIEVVRDGGNVVLATPTASGKSLAYTVPALERALDHHGKTLYIAPMNALINDQRDTISKIAADLEGSQSVDVATYTGLLTDSEKREVWARQPDVLLTTPDMIHKSLLPYSKSPKHWKWLFQQLETVVVDEVHEFRGIFGSHVSLIFRRLSRLAEYYDSTPQYICCSATIGNPIEHAAAVTGQQPSQFSLINDDASATGPRQWVFWNPPLREDEEPEAESATADGLPSNTEGNSEASPSPSSAVEVPHHNEIIGGERRSHHPETVRLFCDLVQQGYQTLVFTRARQGTEQYANWCDSKLRKRGEHELADQVTAYHSALQDERRTTIEAGLRDGSIRGVWSTNALELGIDVGSLDVVLLDGHPGTSMSTFQRAGRAGRGENPSLVVLVASPNPLDQYCMANPDLLFDGDPEQAAVNPANTQILDDHVCCAAQELFLRTSDDTYFGAEYSTTVASLDDADQLERFSSRTGPRWKYMGEDSPQHTMDIRSIDDRQIELYDRLRDRTLTSLPFGDALRDAHPGAIYHHQKESYRVTEAEFDADRVLLKSVNTMGYTRPLTEKRITIEEELKTGGLASRETVSIGFADLTVAEEVTGYMLYDHPSDEDGVERAFDDPLPERTIRTRGLYFTIPPQIEQDIKAASEEEDGFLASIHALEHALISLFPLEILCARRDVGGLSTEYHPHTGWSTIFVHDGHPGGVGLTREAFEKLETMLERTLEMLSSCPCEDGCPSCVHSPQCGNANRTLNKQLAIRLLKQLLGVPVQP